A region of Diospyros lotus cultivar Yz01 chromosome 3, ASM1463336v1, whole genome shotgun sequence DNA encodes the following proteins:
- the LOC127798156 gene encoding preprotein translocase subunit SCY2, chloroplastic, which translates to MEASPASLRHFAPRCFRIKHLKSGGGQAVRNLQFYHPSHAQGYGSLKTNPSGSRRKQFVQLNGHSRPVANKRFCIYVSSQLGRATSAELPNPEILLQKTDDGSYLPSSQDMDNSGTLQSKSKMFKNRFLNFVCFGSVINGAAESFFKSEIRRRLFVTAVLIVFSRVGYFIPLPGFDRRLIPEDYLSFVSGSVDELGDFTAELKLSLFQLGISPQIAASILMQVLCHVVPSLVKLRKEGLDGHEKIKSYIWWLSLGFAILEALVLACYSLPYSIYTASHRVKHVMVTSLLLVCGAMTITWICDKISESGFGQGSSLIICVGILTGYTDTLYKMLLQITGSVVYWWPYVLAVIGIFTVVTMWAVIVTEGCRKIKLQYYGFKLASATREESPITEVEAYIPFNINPSGMQPVLTTAYLLAFPSILASLLGSPFWEHVKQILNPETSLGAEPWVYYSIYAFFVFLFNIFDIANMPKEIADYLNKMGARIPNIKPGKATIEYLTKIQASTRFWGGLLLSFLATTSTILDHYLRRVNEGFAIGFTSVLIIVGSIIELRRSYQAYNVMPSLSKALRRYGV; encoded by the exons ATGGAGGCCTCTCCGGCGAGCCTTCGCCATTTTGCTCCCCGGTGCTTCAGAATCAAGCACCTCAAGAGCGGAG GTGGGCAGGCTGTACGTAATCTGCAGTTCTACCATCCATCCCATGCTCAAGGTTACGGTTCCCTCAAGACAAATCCTTCAGGTTCTAGAAGGAAGCAATTTGTACAGTTAAATGGACACTCTAGGCCAGTAGCAAACAAAAGATTCTGCATCTATGTTTCTAGTCAGCTTGGAAGGGCAACATCAGCTGAGCTTCCAAACCCAGAAATTTTATTGCAGAAAACAGATGACGGGTCTTATTTACCCAGTTCACAGGATATGGACAACAGTGGAACTCTGCAATCCAAGtctaaaatgtttaaaaatcgGTTTCTGAACTTTGTATGCTTCGGTTCAGTCATTAATGGTGCTGCTGAATCCTTTTTCAAGAGCGAAATACGCCGGAGGTTATTTGTGACAGCAGTATTAATTGTGTTCAGTCGTGTTGGTTATTTCATTCCTCTGCCAGGATTTGACAGAAGGTTGATACCGGAGGATTACCTTAGCTTTGTTTCAGGATCTGTTG ATGAACTTGGTGATTTCACAGCAGAACTTAAGCTTTCTCTTTTTCAACTCGGAATCAGTCCACAGATTGCAGCATCAATTCTCATGCAG GTACTTTGTCATGTTGTTCCCTCCTTGGTGAAGCTTCGGAAAGAAGGCTTGGATGGTCATGAAAAGATTAAGAGTTATAT ATGGTGGCTCTCACTTGGGTTTGCAATACTAGAGGCTTTGGTTCTTGCTTGTTATTCTCTTCCGTATTCCATCTATACAGCTAGTCACAG GGTGAAGCATGTGATGGTAACAAGTTTGCTATTGGTGTGTGGTGCAATGACTATTACATGGATATGTGACAAAATATCAGAGTCTGGATTTG GTCAAGGATCATCTTTGATTATATGTGTGGGAATATTGACTGGCTATACAGATACATTATACAAGATGTTATTGCAGATCACAG GGAGTGTTGTGTACTGGTGGCCTTATGTACTTGCAGTAATAGGTATCTTCACTGTAGTCACAATGTGGGCAGTTATTGTAACTGAGGGATGCAGGAAAATCAAACTGCAATACTATGGTTTTAAACTTGCTTCTGCTACAAG AGAGGAGTCTCCAATTACTGAAGTTGAGGCCTATATTCCTTTCAATATCAATCCATCTGGAATGCAGCCTGTTCTCACAACTGCCTATCTATTGGCATTTCCTAGCATTCTTGCGAG TCTCCTTGGTTCACCCTTCTGGGAACATGTCAAGCAGATATTGAATCCTGAGACTTCTCTTGGTGCTGAGCCATGGGTTTACTATTCAATTTATGcattctttgtttttcttttcaatatatttgACATT GCCAACATGCCAAAGGAAATTGCTGATTATTTGAACAAGATGGGTGCTAGAATACCGAATATAAAGCCTGGAAAGGCCACCATTGAATACCTTACAAAGATCCAAGCATCTACACGTTTTTGGG GTGGCCTCCTCCTAAGTTTTTTGGCAACTACATCAACTATTCTTGATCATTACCTACGTCGTGTAAATGAAGGGTTTGCAATAGGATTTACATCAGTTCTCATCATt GTGGGTTCCATCATCGAATTGAGAAGATCCTATCAAGCTTATAATGTGATGCCAAGTTTAAGCAAGGCTTTGAGGCGCTATGGAGTATGA